The proteins below are encoded in one region of Rhinolophus sinicus isolate RSC01 linkage group LG07, ASM3656204v1, whole genome shotgun sequence:
- the SLC25A37 gene encoding mitoferrin-1 isoform X3 → MATLLHDAVMNPAEVVKQRMQMYNSPHRSALNCIRTVWRTEGLRAFYRSYTTQLTMNIPFQSIHFITYEFLQEHVNPHRGYNPRSHIISGGLAGALAAAATTPLDVCKTLLNTQENMALNLANISGRLSGMANAFRTVYQLNGLSGYFKGMQARVLYQMPSTAISWSVYEFFKYFLTKHKLENRTPY, encoded by the exons ATGGCCACACTGCTCCACGATGCAGTAATGAATCCAGCAGAAG TTGTGAAGCAGCGCATGCAGATGTACAACTCACCCCACCGGTCGGCCCTCAACTGCATCCGGACAGTTTGGAGGACTGAGGGCTTGCGGGCCTTCTACCGGAGTTACACCACGCAGCTGACCATGAACATTCCCTTCCAGTCCATCCACTTCATCACCTATGAGTTCCTGCAGGAGCATGTCAACCCTCACCGGGGCTACAACCCACGGTCCCATATCATCTCAGGAGGGCTGGCCGGGGCCCTGGCTGCGGCCGCCACCACCCCCCTGGACGTGTGTAAGACCCTCCTCAACACTCAGGAGAACATGGCCCTCAACTTGGCCAACATCAGTGGCCGGCTGTCAGGCATGGCCAACGCTTTCCGGACGGTGTACCAGCTCAACGGCCTGTCTGGCTACTTCAAAGGCATGCAGGCCCGTGTCCTCTACCAGATGCCTTCCACTGCCATTTCCTGGTCCGTCTATGAGTTTTTCAAGTACTTCCTCACCAAGCACAAGCTGGAGAATCGAACTCCATACTGA
- the SLC25A37 gene encoding mitoferrin-1 isoform X2: MQSLNPDPKAQYSSVYGALRKIMRTEGFWRPLRGLNVMMMGAGPAHAMYFACYENMKRTLNAVFHHQGNSHLANGIAGSMATLLHDAVMNPAEVVKQRMQMYNSPHRSALNCIRTVWRTEGLRAFYRSYTTQLTMNIPFQSIHFITYEFLQEHVNPHRGYNPRSHIISGGLAGALAAAATTPLDVCKTLLNTQENMALNLANISGRLSGMANAFRTVYQLNGLSGYFKGMQARVLYQMPSTAISWSVYEFFKYFLTKHKLENRTPY; encoded by the exons ATGCAGAGTTTGAATCCAGATCCCAAAGCCCAGTACTCAAGCGTCTATGGAGCCCTCAGGAAAATCATGCGGACTGAAGGCTTCTGGAGGCCCTTGCGAGGTCTAAATGTGATGATGATGGGCGCAGGGCCGGCCCACGCCATGTATTTTGCCTGCTACGAAAACATGAAAAGAACTTTAAATGCCGTTTTCCACCACCAAGGAAACAGCCACCTAGCCAACG GGATAGCTGGGAGTATGGCCACACTGCTCCACGATGCAGTAATGAATCCAGCAGAAG TTGTGAAGCAGCGCATGCAGATGTACAACTCACCCCACCGGTCGGCCCTCAACTGCATCCGGACAGTTTGGAGGACTGAGGGCTTGCGGGCCTTCTACCGGAGTTACACCACGCAGCTGACCATGAACATTCCCTTCCAGTCCATCCACTTCATCACCTATGAGTTCCTGCAGGAGCATGTCAACCCTCACCGGGGCTACAACCCACGGTCCCATATCATCTCAGGAGGGCTGGCCGGGGCCCTGGCTGCGGCCGCCACCACCCCCCTGGACGTGTGTAAGACCCTCCTCAACACTCAGGAGAACATGGCCCTCAACTTGGCCAACATCAGTGGCCGGCTGTCAGGCATGGCCAACGCTTTCCGGACGGTGTACCAGCTCAACGGCCTGTCTGGCTACTTCAAAGGCATGCAGGCCCGTGTCCTCTACCAGATGCCTTCCACTGCCATTTCCTGGTCCGTCTATGAGTTTTTCAAGTACTTCCTCACCAAGCACAAGCTGGAGAATCGAACTCCATACTGA